A genomic window from Clostridium aceticum includes:
- a CDS encoding CotH kinase family protein, whose amino-acid sequence MKKIKAYTLVGILIVGIIISLILLPNLKVEGTLLINEIMSSNGDVIKDADGDYEDWIEIYNAGDRRINLKGYALSDNPNKLAKWRLPKIMLESGEHLLIWASGKDKIGENGELHTNFSINSGGEPIFLTAPNGKSIIDRVEAVAIPRNRSYGRTKDGGEEWQFFDQPTPGTSNNPAEGYQEVLASPVFSNEAGFYRENFTLELSVENDAIIYYTLDGSEPTEESLVYTEPIKIETQVVAANHPIQMITGESPPAFPISFIQTASHDLYGEWGYQRYRWHSPTGTSMKAVVVRAKAFKEKAIPSQVVTQTYFIDENIDKRFDLPVISITTDRENFFGYDEGIYITGKIFDEWRVANPDEKVLGNVPANYNARGVEWEKPIHIELFEKNGTLGFSQEAGLRIHGGFTRAWAQKTLRIYAKRDYDKESYFNYEVFPGLKKSNGDGTLQQFKRLILRNSGNDWTYTLFRDALIQDLVRDFKIDTQAYRPAVVYINGEYWGIHNIRERYDQHYFETNYDVEGSDVAIIDITEVEQLKKEESPDIEHYLHMIKFLEEQDITLEENYQYVKTLMDIESFIDYQIAGIYVANTDWIGNNLQLWRLKIEEYQPDAPYGKDGRWRWMLFDTDYGFDLDNYGMYAHNTLDWATTDKGEDRNAPEYTFLLRSLLKNEEFRNQFINRFADVINTNFAPNRVTGKINEMQSTLEHEMQYNIQRWVNFGSVKEWRENVDVMRNFAQERPSHMKKYIMEHFGIAKTVDFIIHLSNLEEGTVNINTITIDGQTPGLVNSALWKGSYFSGIPIEVTAIPKEGYQFIGWEGREDEADTLYIIPWEDFTLRPIFEKI is encoded by the coding sequence ATGAAAAAGATAAAAGCTTATACACTGGTAGGTATTTTAATTGTGGGAATCATTATTTCTCTTATCTTGCTTCCGAATCTGAAGGTAGAAGGTACGTTACTTATTAATGAAATTATGTCCTCCAATGGAGACGTTATCAAAGATGCAGATGGAGATTATGAAGATTGGATAGAGATATACAACGCAGGGGATCGAAGAATTAATCTGAAGGGATACGCATTATCTGATAACCCCAATAAGTTGGCAAAATGGAGACTTCCTAAGATCATGTTAGAATCGGGAGAGCATTTACTAATATGGGCTTCTGGAAAGGATAAAATCGGAGAAAACGGAGAACTCCATACAAACTTCAGCATTAATTCAGGAGGAGAACCCATTTTTCTTACAGCACCCAATGGTAAAAGCATTATTGATAGGGTAGAAGCTGTAGCCATTCCAAGAAATAGATCCTATGGACGAACAAAGGATGGCGGTGAAGAATGGCAATTTTTTGATCAACCTACCCCAGGCACTTCTAACAATCCAGCCGAAGGTTATCAAGAGGTACTAGCCTCACCTGTTTTTTCCAATGAGGCAGGATTCTATAGAGAGAATTTCACACTAGAACTGAGTGTAGAAAATGATGCTATTATCTATTACACTTTAGACGGCTCAGAGCCTACAGAAGAGTCACTAGTCTATACAGAACCAATAAAAATAGAAACGCAGGTGGTTGCTGCTAATCACCCTATTCAAATGATTACAGGCGAAAGTCCTCCAGCCTTCCCTATTAGCTTTATCCAAACCGCTTCGCATGATCTTTATGGAGAATGGGGTTATCAGAGGTATCGTTGGCATTCTCCCACTGGTACTTCCATGAAGGCGGTGGTTGTCCGTGCAAAAGCCTTCAAAGAGAAAGCCATTCCTAGCCAAGTCGTTACCCAGACTTACTTCATAGATGAAAACATTGACAAAAGATTTGATCTGCCTGTTATTTCTATAACTACAGATAGAGAAAATTTTTTTGGTTATGACGAAGGAATTTATATAACCGGTAAGATTTTTGATGAGTGGAGGGTTGCAAATCCAGATGAGAAGGTACTAGGCAATGTCCCAGCCAATTACAATGCAAGAGGTGTAGAATGGGAAAAACCAATTCATATAGAACTCTTTGAAAAAAACGGGACATTAGGATTTTCTCAGGAAGCAGGGCTAAGGATTCATGGAGGATTTACTAGAGCTTGGGCTCAAAAAACATTAAGAATTTATGCTAAGAGAGACTATGATAAAGAAAGCTATTTCAATTATGAAGTTTTCCCAGGATTAAAAAAATCTAATGGGGATGGAACTTTACAGCAGTTTAAACGTCTAATATTAAGAAACTCTGGAAATGATTGGACGTATACTTTGTTTAGAGATGCACTGATTCAAGATTTGGTGAGGGATTTTAAAATAGATACCCAAGCCTATCGACCAGCAGTAGTGTATATAAATGGAGAGTATTGGGGTATTCATAACATTCGAGAACGTTATGACCAGCATTATTTTGAAACAAACTATGACGTAGAGGGAAGTGATGTAGCGATTATAGACATCACTGAAGTGGAGCAGCTAAAAAAAGAAGAGTCACCAGACATAGAACACTACCTTCACATGATCAAATTTCTGGAGGAGCAAGATATTACGCTAGAAGAAAACTACCAATATGTGAAAACCTTGATGGATATAGAGAGTTTTATAGATTATCAAATTGCAGGTATTTATGTAGCCAATACTGACTGGATTGGAAACAATTTGCAGCTTTGGAGGTTAAAAATAGAAGAATATCAACCAGATGCTCCTTATGGAAAGGATGGAAGATGGAGGTGGATGCTATTTGATACAGATTACGGTTTTGATTTAGATAATTATGGGATGTATGCTCATAACACGCTGGATTGGGCTACTACCGACAAGGGAGAAGATAGAAATGCACCTGAATATACATTCTTATTGCGATCCCTTTTGAAAAATGAAGAATTTAGAAATCAGTTCATCAATAGATTTGCGGATGTGATAAACACTAATTTTGCCCCAAATCGGGTAACCGGAAAAATAAATGAGATGCAATCTACGCTAGAACATGAAATGCAGTACAATATTCAGCGTTGGGTAAACTTTGGAAGTGTAAAAGAATGGCGAGAAAATGTTGATGTAATGAGAAATTTTGCCCAAGAGCGACCTTCCCATATGAAGAAATACATTATGGAACACTTTGGAATAGCAAAAACTGTAGATTTTATTATACATCTATCTAACCTTGAAGAAGGAACAGTAAACATCAACACCATCACCATAGATGGACAAACCCCTGGGCTAGTCAACAGTGCACTATGGAAAGGAAGCTATTTTAGCGGTATACCAATAGAAGTCACAGCCATACCAAAAGAAGGTTATCAATTCATAGGCTGGGAAGGAAGAGAGGACGAAGCAGACACCCTATACATCATTCCGTGGGAAGACTTTACTCTAAGACCTATTTTTGAAAAGATCTAA
- a CDS encoding GumC family protein has translation MEEINLRELIEVLIKRKIFIIGITIVSILMAGIVSFFKLEPVYETRMVLMASQFSDRLQSTQVQGEGIDSILNSLSKLPVMTLETYRQQITAPRIMRSTIADLGLEEEYDIESLARAIKLETIKDTNLITIKMQHGDPEKAAEIVNKVGENFVAFVSDKAKEHATTSSKYVETQMQIEMEKLEEALEELKEFLSQPRGVSELDKELTAKLEQITSYKTDLTDLEVRQNALKAAITVAEREAKDTNRVILRNQSNDGENVSINNLQLMIEDSATSLKIELAEVEASTQSVGQQINVLQQQIEEIQVELQDKKHEERLINQKVSIAQNTYDAFVKKYEELRVTESSQIGEATITVISRAFPTTVPVGPKKALNLAIAAVLGVMIGVFVAFFIEYWQTSGQEKQAAQ, from the coding sequence GTGGAAGAAATAAACTTGAGAGAACTGATAGAAGTGTTAATAAAAAGAAAAATATTCATTATAGGGATAACGATAGTATCTATACTAATGGCAGGAATCGTTAGCTTTTTTAAGTTAGAACCAGTATATGAAACAAGAATGGTATTAATGGCATCCCAATTCAGTGATCGACTACAGTCTACACAAGTACAGGGTGAAGGGATCGATAGTATATTGAACTCCTTATCAAAACTTCCCGTCATGACCCTAGAAACCTACCGCCAGCAAATAACAGCTCCTAGAATCATGCGAAGCACCATAGCAGATCTAGGATTAGAAGAGGAATACGATATTGAAAGCTTAGCAAGAGCTATCAAACTGGAAACAATCAAGGACACCAACTTGATCACCATCAAAATGCAGCATGGAGATCCAGAAAAGGCAGCAGAAATTGTGAATAAAGTAGGAGAAAACTTTGTAGCCTTCGTATCCGATAAAGCAAAGGAACATGCTACTACATCTTCAAAATATGTCGAAACGCAAATGCAAATTGAAATGGAAAAGCTGGAAGAAGCTCTAGAGGAGCTTAAAGAGTTTTTATCCCAACCAAGAGGTGTATCAGAGCTGGATAAGGAGTTGACAGCAAAATTAGAGCAGATCACATCCTATAAAACTGACTTAACTGACCTGGAAGTCCGACAAAATGCCTTAAAAGCTGCTATCACTGTAGCTGAAAGGGAAGCAAAGGATACAAATAGAGTCATTCTTAGAAACCAATCCAATGATGGTGAGAATGTATCTATTAACAATTTGCAGCTAATGATAGAAGATTCCGCTACATCGCTTAAAATTGAATTGGCAGAGGTAGAAGCAAGTACTCAGAGTGTAGGTCAGCAAATTAATGTGCTACAGCAACAAATTGAAGAGATTCAGGTAGAGTTACAAGACAAGAAACATGAAGAAAGGCTAATCAACCAAAAAGTATCTATAGCTCAAAATACCTACGATGCCTTTGTAAAGAAATACGAAGAGTTAAGAGTAACAGAGTCATCGCAGATCGGAGAAGCCACCATCACAGTCATATCTAGAGCCTTCCCAACCACTGTACCAGTAGGGCCTAAAAAAGCGCTAAATCTTGCAATAGCAGCGGTGCTAGGAGTGATGATTGGTGTATTTGTTGCCTTCTTTATAGAGTATTGGCAAACGTCTGGACAAGAAAAGCAAGCAGCACAGTAA
- a CDS encoding TolC family protein, which translates to MKFKKTVTVMLTLAIFLSPIANSTIYASERTSEDMVAYDQENHALSYSHEELVQLAIKNSNEITRISQQIKRGQIVRDNLGNQYTYTPVGIGTGEVEDIQARSLVQGLRAADTNLQVLRRQIETLEDKLAYDVQATMNKVLLAKQQLNLNIARKELALAELRLANIKHNTGTLSKFELTKLQNDFEEAVKRINNLELTLESAYLELNNLTGLDKDLRYELKAVENQDEKAPSLEGHIRRVLAESSTIWSLEQNVRLAEISLSLHSYNAGQDPYRAKQVDVATAKLNLNNTKEVMEHSLRSLYQTLEQLKEAREILEINLQKINHNYELVKIQVDLGMAIPLELIKLENAIEELKYQLLENELRYEESLHIYKKPWVVGS; encoded by the coding sequence GAAATTTAAAAAGACAGTTACAGTTATGTTAACATTAGCTATTTTTTTATCTCCCATCGCAAACAGCACTATCTATGCTTCAGAAAGAACAAGCGAGGATATGGTAGCCTATGATCAAGAAAACCATGCTTTATCATACAGCCACGAAGAGTTAGTACAGCTTGCTATAAAAAATAGCAATGAAATAACTAGGATATCTCAACAAATAAAACGTGGACAGATTGTAAGAGATAATCTAGGAAATCAGTATACATATACTCCTGTAGGAATAGGCACAGGTGAGGTTGAAGATATTCAGGCAAGGAGCCTTGTGCAAGGATTGAGAGCTGCGGATACTAACCTACAGGTGCTAAGAAGGCAAATCGAAACTTTAGAGGATAAGTTAGCATATGATGTCCAAGCAACAATGAATAAAGTTTTATTAGCAAAGCAACAATTAAATCTTAATATTGCAAGAAAAGAGTTAGCTCTGGCAGAGCTTAGGTTAGCAAATATTAAGCATAACACAGGTACTTTAAGTAAATTTGAATTAACAAAACTTCAAAATGATTTTGAAGAGGCGGTTAAGAGAATAAACAACTTAGAGCTAACATTAGAAAGTGCTTATCTTGAGCTTAATAACTTAACAGGGTTAGATAAAGACCTACGATATGAATTAAAAGCAGTGGAAAATCAAGATGAAAAAGCACCTTCTTTAGAGGGTCATATAAGAAGAGTCTTGGCTGAAAGCTCAACCATATGGTCATTAGAGCAAAATGTTAGATTAGCAGAGATTAGTCTATCTCTTCATAGTTATAATGCTGGGCAGGACCCTTATAGAGCAAAACAGGTTGATGTTGCTACAGCAAAACTAAACTTAAATAATACAAAAGAAGTGATGGAACATTCCCTTAGAAGCCTGTATCAAACCTTAGAACAGCTGAAGGAAGCACGAGAAATATTAGAAATTAATCTTCAAAAGATTAATCACAATTATGAACTGGTGAAAATTCAAGTAGATCTGGGTATGGCAATCCCATTAGAACTTATTAAACTAGAAAATGCTATCGAAGAACTAAAATATCAACTATTAGAAAATGAACTAAGATATGAAGAAAGTTTGCATATTTATAAAAAGCCATGGGTAGTAGGAAGCTAA
- a CDS encoding S-layer homology domain-containing protein, with translation MKSLRKLFIVVMILSTLIAATSTSFAAISFADVGANYWGRQHIEKMAGKSIVSGMDENGKRVFKPENPVSKVQALHMIFRTLRATNSLQSTANFTNKYQEVMASYNVPEWAYEAVAYSLEYEILTGGELAELMRGDQQYPATRQQVAVYLGKAIDTDPQGSAVSIITFIDRELIDATALPYVELLVGHNIISGDDKNHFNPRSTITRAQMAAICSKAYDVLEEEIVIEVPVPQPQPQPQPQPVQPVEEEKPKTTKLLGTIEYVVADTRTLLVRNEEENNVLYEIETYTEVFVDSVKRNINSLSKGQRVSLEFDQYNRLVKIEVNPQQNKVAGFIDNVLLGDLYDRIIVGGKTYRVYADAEILIKDKKATIRDLREDDSVTVHYDGERALKIVVENQNQSFTGILESGVSFTRYPYTIKVRIVGNAVRDLQIDEDTVVRRNNRRAYLDELSRGDIVNITTKDNLITRIEATSGITRTQEDEGIITSITISDPMKITILNDDDDEFIYEVDNATSIYINNLKSSISDLKLHYRVKLKLQNGVVTQIDAQKVEQGNAISGTITRINSSIDRVIVRTYDAATRKSEEVSVYIGRDTEIYIGGKVESSIRYLAVNDQVFIDGKYEDGILVATNVFVRNN, from the coding sequence ATGAAAAGCTTAAGAAAATTGTTTATAGTAGTAATGATACTATCAACGCTTATAGCTGCAACTAGTACGAGCTTTGCTGCTATATCCTTTGCTGATGTAGGAGCAAACTACTGGGGAAGACAGCATATTGAAAAAATGGCAGGAAAAAGCATCGTAAGTGGTATGGATGAAAACGGAAAACGGGTATTTAAGCCAGAGAATCCAGTCAGTAAAGTACAAGCATTACACATGATATTTAGAACCCTACGAGCTACCAATAGTTTGCAGTCTACAGCAAACTTTACAAATAAATATCAGGAGGTAATGGCATCTTACAACGTCCCTGAGTGGGCCTATGAGGCGGTGGCTTATTCTTTAGAGTATGAAATCTTGACTGGCGGAGAATTAGCTGAATTAATGAGAGGGGACCAACAATACCCTGCCACAAGGCAGCAGGTAGCGGTTTACTTAGGTAAGGCGATAGACACTGACCCCCAAGGAAGTGCCGTTTCTATTATAACTTTTATTGACAGGGAACTTATTGATGCTACAGCACTGCCTTATGTGGAGTTGTTAGTAGGACATAATATCATTTCGGGAGATGATAAAAACCACTTTAACCCCAGAAGCACTATCACAAGAGCACAGATGGCAGCGATTTGTTCTAAGGCTTATGATGTGCTAGAGGAAGAAATAGTTATAGAAGTACCAGTACCACAGCCACAACCACAACCACAACCACAACCAGTACAGCCAGTGGAAGAAGAAAAACCAAAAACTACGAAGCTTCTGGGCACTATTGAATATGTAGTAGCAGATACTAGAACCCTTCTTGTTCGTAACGAGGAAGAAAATAACGTGCTATATGAAATAGAAACTTATACAGAGGTTTTTGTAGATAGTGTAAAAAGAAATATAAATAGTTTATCCAAAGGGCAAAGAGTTAGCTTGGAATTTGATCAATATAACCGATTAGTAAAGATAGAAGTAAATCCTCAACAAAACAAAGTTGCAGGCTTTATCGACAACGTGCTACTTGGAGATCTTTATGATAGAATTATTGTCGGAGGAAAAACCTACAGAGTATATGCAGATGCAGAGATACTTATAAAAGATAAAAAAGCAACAATAAGAGATTTGAGAGAAGACGATTCCGTAACAGTACATTATGATGGGGAAAGGGCATTAAAAATTGTCGTTGAAAACCAAAACCAAAGTTTTACAGGAATACTAGAGAGTGGAGTCAGCTTTACTCGATATCCATACACCATCAAGGTGAGGATAGTAGGCAATGCTGTTAGAGATCTTCAAATAGATGAAGATACCGTTGTTAGAAGAAATAATAGAAGAGCATACTTGGATGAATTATCAAGAGGAGATATTGTTAATATTACAACAAAAGACAACTTGATTACCCGCATCGAAGCCACTTCAGGTATCACTAGGACCCAAGAAGATGAAGGAATTATTACAAGTATCACCATCAGTGATCCAATGAAAATAACTATCCTTAATGATGATGATGATGAATTTATTTATGAAGTAGACAACGCTACATCTATATATATAAATAATTTGAAATCCTCTATATCAGACTTGAAACTTCACTATAGAGTTAAATTAAAACTACAAAATGGTGTAGTTACACAAATAGATGCACAAAAAGTAGAACAAGGCAATGCTATTAGTGGAACTATAACAAGAATCAATAGCAGTATCGATCGGGTCATTGTAAGAACCTACGATGCAGCTACAAGAAAATCGGAAGAAGTCTCCGTTTATATTGGTAGAGATACAGAAATCTATATTGGAGGAAAAGTAGAGTCAAGCATAAGATACTTAGCAGTGAATGACCAAGTATTTATTGACGGAAAATATGAAGATGGTATCTTGGTAGCTACTAATGTTTTTGTACGTAATAACTAA
- a CDS encoding O-antigen ligase family protein, translated as MKTKELKKKNNVIEKERSVAGKSKGIVVFTLLCILLFYPPFFRGLFFQKEILMTHILSFGLFIIYLINKTTKGEKVTLDSPFDYIGMFFIVAYILPIVFRQWADLREAIGLVLRYVNFFVVYLMVKDYAKEERYKNYMLDVFILSGTLTALIGLLGAAGYVNLPDVVLGGNRISSTFQYPNTLAAFLMTLFFITAEKQVSVEKLWRKNLYATAGFLMIFTFIFTYSRVAWMIFPIFAVVYLIILPAVVRLKVLFYYIAAGLTSLLLLQPFNNYITNVEDKSSMAVITMLVGTAIFIGIYTVLQFANERLQKRHYKIIYITLAGAAVVMGILVTAALNITTPVTFDNTEVLEDRNNTIHRAIRNIEANQDYVLQVNVDSISNEEGQWPWRIRIVGVDGEGQHQTLLTRNGEVEEEGAILIPFTTEENTEGLSIYFDNRHPGTKVTFNEARLMVNGEVVSNIKLSYRFIPESVVNRFNVMNLTERSFTTRTAFYRDSFTIFKGYPIFGAGGGAWNGLYPKYQSEPYFSTEVHNYFLQTLVELGAIGLLLMAALILAILTLFIIYIKKRQLREMTILFAILSLLVHSILDFNFSYLSIPLFMWSLIGVVDSKPLLEDSRVKIINLQAKLNKSIAAFIPLMIILPLLLISFSLYSGHQAATAAVYALQVGGDFDKGYQLMDSAVGRDPFNKEFRMDLAQLQTSIGQQTQQQQWLMMAEENIQSALKYAPYHNGVLQQASAYYTSMGDFEKAAYYLEKLIVAAPLRQQTYETTAKIYKAMGDYYEDLGKQEESFEMYEKVLAVVEEVMAANAVARRPLILNQETIDVIFTKRYILDNINKKDNLHKVESVVYLSYLDLDVDGDGKLDERGWWIWNREGGNIAIEMTEEGTVVTNDGNDIGILLSPQIELQPSKTYGIDLKLKAAAEDHYIQLVIYSGSGTNTQFSQHPLEELTAEGTYSFTFTTTDDIEEGGQNIRLYHHGNTDKGFTVEQILLYEMN; from the coding sequence TTGAAAACAAAAGAATTAAAGAAAAAAAATAATGTTATTGAAAAAGAAAGGTCTGTTGCAGGTAAATCAAAGGGAATTGTTGTTTTTACCTTATTATGTATTTTGTTATTTTATCCTCCCTTCTTCAGAGGATTATTTTTTCAAAAAGAAATATTGATGACTCATATCCTTTCCTTTGGATTATTTATCATTTACTTAATAAATAAGACTACTAAAGGAGAAAAAGTCACTCTTGATAGTCCTTTTGATTATATAGGCATGTTTTTTATCGTTGCCTATATACTGCCTATTGTTTTTAGACAATGGGCAGATCTTAGGGAAGCTATAGGTTTAGTATTAAGATATGTTAACTTTTTTGTTGTTTATCTTATGGTGAAGGACTATGCTAAGGAGGAAAGATATAAAAATTACATGCTAGATGTATTTATACTAAGTGGGACCTTAACAGCTCTCATAGGTCTTTTGGGAGCAGCTGGCTATGTAAATCTTCCAGACGTAGTATTGGGGGGCAATCGGATTTCCTCTACATTCCAGTATCCTAATACCTTAGCAGCCTTCTTGATGACCTTATTCTTTATAACAGCAGAAAAGCAAGTCTCAGTAGAAAAGCTGTGGAGGAAAAACCTTTATGCTACAGCTGGGTTCTTGATGATTTTTACCTTTATCTTTACCTACTCTAGAGTAGCATGGATGATTTTCCCTATTTTTGCTGTAGTGTATTTAATTATTTTGCCAGCGGTTGTGAGACTGAAAGTTCTCTTCTATTATATTGCAGCAGGGCTGACAAGTCTACTGCTACTACAACCCTTCAATAATTACATTACTAACGTAGAGGATAAAAGCTCAATGGCTGTAATTACAATGCTAGTAGGAACAGCTATATTTATCGGGATCTATACAGTATTGCAATTTGCCAATGAAAGACTACAAAAAAGACATTATAAAATCATTTATATAACCTTGGCGGGTGCCGCAGTAGTGATGGGAATTTTAGTAACAGCAGCCCTAAACATTACAACACCAGTAACCTTTGACAATACAGAGGTTCTAGAAGATAGAAATAACACGATTCATAGAGCAATTAGAAATATAGAGGCTAATCAAGATTATGTATTACAAGTAAATGTAGACTCCATAAGCAATGAAGAAGGCCAGTGGCCTTGGAGAATTAGAATTGTTGGCGTTGATGGAGAAGGACAGCATCAAACCCTGCTAACTAGAAATGGTGAGGTTGAAGAGGAGGGAGCGATTCTAATTCCCTTCACTACCGAAGAGAATACGGAAGGGTTATCTATATATTTTGATAATCGACACCCTGGTACAAAGGTTACTTTTAATGAAGCACGCCTGATGGTCAATGGAGAAGTAGTAAGTAACATAAAGCTGAGCTATCGATTTATTCCAGAAAGTGTTGTTAACCGATTTAATGTAATGAACTTAACAGAGCGTAGTTTTACTACAAGAACAGCCTTTTACAGAGATAGTTTTACGATATTTAAAGGCTATCCTATCTTTGGTGCTGGTGGTGGCGCATGGAATGGTCTTTATCCTAAGTATCAATCAGAGCCCTACTTCAGTACGGAAGTACACAACTACTTTTTGCAAACCCTAGTAGAGCTAGGGGCCATTGGTTTGTTATTAATGGCAGCACTGATATTAGCAATTTTGACACTATTTATCATATATATAAAGAAGAGACAATTAAGAGAAATGACTATATTATTTGCTATACTATCTCTTCTAGTCCACAGCATTCTAGACTTTAACTTTTCTTATCTATCCATACCCCTATTTATGTGGAGCTTGATTGGGGTAGTTGATTCAAAACCTTTACTAGAAGATAGCAGAGTAAAGATAATCAATCTGCAGGCTAAACTCAATAAAAGTATAGCAGCATTTATTCCACTGATGATAATACTACCACTTTTGTTGATATCTTTCTCTTTATACAGTGGGCATCAAGCAGCGACGGCGGCTGTATATGCCCTACAGGTGGGAGGAGATTTCGATAAGGGATATCAACTGATGGATAGCGCTGTAGGAAGAGATCCTTTTAACAAAGAATTTAGAATGGACTTAGCTCAGCTTCAAACCAGCATAGGTCAGCAAACTCAGCAGCAGCAGTGGCTGATGATGGCGGAGGAAAATATACAAAGTGCTTTAAAATATGCGCCCTATCATAATGGTGTACTGCAGCAGGCCTCAGCTTACTACACTTCCATGGGGGACTTTGAAAAAGCAGCTTACTATCTAGAAAAACTCATAGTAGCGGCTCCTTTAAGACAGCAAACCTATGAAACTACAGCGAAGATTTATAAGGCTATGGGGGATTATTATGAAGATTTAGGAAAGCAGGAGGAAAGCTTTGAAATGTATGAGAAGGTTTTAGCGGTAGTAGAGGAAGTCATGGCTGCTAACGCAGTAGCAAGAAGACCACTTATCTTAAATCAAGAAACTATAGATGTAATTTTTACAAAAAGATATATTCTTGACAACATTAATAAGAAAGATAATTTACATAAGGTGGAAAGTGTTGTTTATCTATCCTATTTAGATTTAGATGTTGATGGAGATGGTAAACTAGATGAAAGAGGTTGGTGGATTTGGAATAGAGAGGGAGGTAATATTGCTATAGAAATGACGGAGGAAGGAACTGTTGTTACCAACGATGGAAATGACATAGGAATACTATTATCGCCTCAAATAGAGTTACAGCCCTCTAAAACTTATGGCATTGACTTGAAGTTAAAGGCTGCAGCAGAAGACCATTATATACAACTGGTGATTTATAGCGGAAGTGGAACCAATACTCAGTTTAGCCAACATCCCCTAGAAGAACTTACGGCAGAGGGAACATATAGCTTTACATTTACAACCACTGATGATATTGAAGAGGGGGGGCAGAATATAAGACTTTATCACCATGGTAATACCGATAAGGGTTTTACCGTAGAACAGATTCTACTTTATGAAATGAATTAA
- a CDS encoding copper amine oxidase N-terminal domain-containing protein: MSNKFSFKQLKVLSAGIVIGATLIAPAISFANTSISAWLTNDIAIFFNGHQKTLPEGYEILVYNGRTYTPARFVAEELGAEVVWDEASRNIFISYDKKPKEEVVDEKPIQEVVEEENQEKEEKQEKQEEEKQPQKNYRKLPLSKSFHEAYVEVTVVHIDTNETVVYVEMEGRRENIPVQLNQMASKLEFGDTVYRPQDLKRSVNPIDTRWYHDVREDDKITGWVKFPKIPEDTKNLTLYLEFFRNDGTSEATGMEFDIAL, encoded by the coding sequence ATGTCAAATAAATTTTCTTTCAAACAGCTAAAGGTTTTGAGCGCAGGCATTGTAATAGGTGCAACCTTGATAGCACCTGCTATTAGTTTTGCTAACACTTCTATATCCGCATGGTTAACTAATGACATAGCTATATTTTTTAATGGTCATCAAAAAACGCTGCCAGAAGGATACGAAATTTTAGTTTATAATGGACGGACCTATACGCCGGCTAGATTTGTTGCGGAAGAATTAGGGGCTGAAGTAGTATGGGATGAAGCATCAAGGAACATTTTTATTAGCTATGATAAGAAGCCGAAGGAAGAAGTGGTTGATGAAAAACCAATACAAGAAGTGGTAGAGGAAGAAAATCAAGAAAAAGAAGAGAAACAAGAAAAACAAGAAGAAGAAAAACAACCACAAAAAAACTATAGAAAGCTACCTCTTTCTAAGAGCTTTCATGAGGCTTACGTAGAAGTAACTGTTGTGCATATTGATACTAACGAAACGGTTGTTTATGTAGAAATGGAAGGAAGAAGAGAGAATATACCAGTACAACTAAATCAAATGGCATCAAAGCTTGAGTTTGGAGACACAGTTTATCGACCACAGGACTTAAAAAGATCTGTAAATCCAATCGACACAAGATGGTACCATGATGTGAGGGAAGATGATAAAATTACTGGATGGGTAAAATTCCCTAAAATTCCTGAGGATACAAAAAACCTGACCCTATACTTAGAATTTTTTAGAAATGATGGAACAAGTGAAGCTACAGGGATGGAATTTGATATAGCTTTATAG